The nucleotide sequence GAAGAACTTCTTTCTATCTGGCAAGTCACCTTTAGACTTGCCATTGATTACGTCGTTGACTTCATGGTCTGATGTTAGAATCGCTAGCCTATTGTCGTCATAGCTGAAATAATACCAGCTATATTCTGAAGGTTCTAAATAAATACTAACAACATCGCCTCTTGGTGTTTTTTTAATTTCCATGAAGCCGTTCATTTCTTTGCTAATGTCTTCTTTGTAGAAGTTCGAAACATTGAGTTTCCCTTTGCTGTACCATGCATTATACTCAGCAGACCATTCCATGTTAACCTCTTTAAACACCAGTGCTTTCTTAAAGTCTTTAGAAACTTCTGTAAGAGATACGGGTTCGTATAGCGCCTTTTCGATATATTTGTCCGCTTTCTTCTCTCCGGCAAGAACTTTTAAGTTAAAGTCTCGCTGGTCTTGCTTCAGTTGTGCCTTTTCTGAGTCGAAATCTCCAAAACGTGAAGAGTCTACGATGGCTTTACTGCTAAATGCTAAATCAGTGCCCAAAGCCTGAGCTACTTTTTTGTGCATTTTCATATTAAAGATCATCATCGTATTGAATTTATATTTTTCTTCTTCCATTGAAGCAGAGCCATAGCCTGCTGCCGCAAGGCTAAATTTCTTCATTGGGTAAAGGAAGTTAAAGGCTCCCTCATATTTGATGGTTGAGTTGTGGTCAAAATACCTCAATACATTGTTCTTATAAAAAGACTTTTTTACCTCATCGTTAGGGACGATCCTAAACTCTCCACTGTCTGGGAATACTTCAAGGTCACCTAAGGAAACAAAAAGCTCATGGTCGTCTTCTTCTTTTTTTTGCGATATAAAAGACGTATAGAGCTCATCACTGCCTTTCTTGAGGAAAAGTCCTGAAGTAATTGGGAGGCCATTATCTGCTTTTGCACCGACTAATGATATTTTTACGGCACTCGTGTCCCCATCATTTTTATACTTTAGCCACTGGGAGTAACTTAAAGCTCCCGACAAGTTTAGCTTTACATAGCCGTCCCAGTATAATGGCTTTATTTTGGAGTACATGGTAGCCTTGCCTTTATAGAGAAGTTTGTCTGATACTTCTATAGAGTCTTCAGGCATTACCATTCCGGTGGATACTGTTTGGTGTTCTTCTTCTTTCTTTGAAGTATCGTCAAATCGGAAATCTTTAAACTCAAGCACCTGTCGTTGACCAGATGGATTTTTATAATTATATAATGCATCTCCCGCCATTTTATATCTTGAGAGTACGTCTATCCTTCCGTTATAGAGTCTATGGTATTCCTTAATAGTGTCCATGACAATTTCTGTATTGAATAGAGTTTCCATAACCGCATTTTCAAGAATGGTAACTCTATTGCTGTCAGGGTATACTTTTGCGTCGGCTACCACAATATGCGGAACACCGGTAATATTTAGCTTTAACTTTTCAATATCATATACTGCTTTAGTTGCATTAAACACCAAAGAGTCTTGTTCGGGGTTAGTTGAGTAGAAATAAGATTGGCTAATGTCTTCTTCTTCAGGTTTTTCCATCACAATGATCTGCTCATTCATGTCCCAAGTACCATTGGCAATGGAACTTTTGTATTGTGAATAAGGGAATTCATTACTTGCAAAGCCTTTAATTTCAGGGCTAAAGAAAGCTTTCTTGTCTTCAAAACTAAAGTCGAGCTTTACATTGACACAGCGTACAGCAGGTTTGGATGGGTTGTCTGATTTAATGGAGAAGTTGGCGTTTCGTGCTTCATATCGGGTTTTTTCAAAGTGAAAATTCCCGGATGCCGTTTCTGACCCTTCCATTTCAAGAACACCAGAACCGAAATTGCCTTTTTCTGTAATAATGTTTGTTCCAGTTAAAATTGCTGCTTTGTTATAAATATGAAAAGGAGCAGAGGTGTTGGTAATATGCATACTGTCCCTCTTTGCGAGCCAACGCATATCGTAAGAGCCTATATTCCATTGTGGAAAATTGACAGAGGGGTCTAGTTCAGGGTTTGTCCCTTCTTCTGTTACAGCCGATGTTCCTATTGTAAGTACCGAATCGGGGTAGAAGTGAAAGGCCTCTGAATTACAGGTGGTATTTAAATAGTGGATAATGCCGTCTCCTGTAAGACCTTTATTGTCCATTCTCAGGGTATTTAAAAACTTGCCTTTGCCTTCGTAAAGTTGATAGCCGTCTTCAGGTGCTTGGTGTACAAACCCTAGGGAGAAGTCTGGCATTACTACCAGTTTTTCGTCAAAATCAGGAAAAATACCACCAGAAGTAAAGGTACCGTCAAATGCAATGGCGTGTGGGTCGTCACTACTTAAACTGTCGACTGTAAATGGTGGAATTTTAAATTGTAGTGTGGTGTCATAGGCGCCACCGGCTATTTCGGATTTATCAAAAAACACCGATGCTCCTTTGTCTGCTTCAAATATCGGGTATTCTGGATGCTTTTTTCGGGCTGATTTGTTGTCAGGTTTATTGATGTATAGCGTTCCTGATGAATACCTAAGCTCGTTGCCCAGTACTTTGGCACCCTTGCTGGCTTCTTTATCTACAGAGCTTGCATCTACAGCAAGTTTGATCTGGTCGATATTAGGCATGTGTACCAAGAAACTGTCATAGTTAAATTGGAAATTTTCACCAACAAACTGGAAGTTTGCAGTATTGATTTTTCCGTTGAAGTTAAAGTTTCTTCCTTTTAAGATGGTAATCTCATGATTGTCAGGTACAATGTATACACTTAAGGAGTCACTTACATAAATTTTGTCAACACCTCTTACTTTCAGTTCATAAGTTTCGAGGTCCATTGTAGCATTGGATCCTGCCTCATAAAGAGAAATAAAAGTTAGGTTGTCATAATCTGATTTATCTCTTCGGGAGTGCACATAATGTGTGGCTTTGTCACGGAGTTTAATATGTCCCGTTTTGATATTATATTCAATGAAACCATATTTCATCATGGCTTTCATTGCCCCTTTTAAAGTAGTTTCATCGATTTTAAACTTATCAGCCAACTCTATTACATACATTTCATTAACATTCTTTAACTCTGCATACCCTACAATGAGCTGGAGTGGGTGAAACCGGTACATACCTTGTAGCAGTGAATACTTGTTGTACTCATAATATTCCTCAGATTCGAAAACCGCTGGAATATGGTTTTTGGCATTTAGAATGGTAAAGTCAATGTTTTTGGTATTCAGGTCCCAAATAATTGCATCCGCTGTAATGCCCATTTTGTGATACGTATCAATAAATGGCGCATTCCTAAATCCGTCAGTTTTGGTGATCCTTAAAATAGAGCTGCTTCGGTTGTACTTGAAAGCAGTACCAGGGTGTGTAATAGAGTCAGATCCTGTATAAACTGTAACTTTCGAATAATCTGCTGTAATTAAAGAGTCGCCTAGGCCGAACCTAACCGATTTGGCTTTAAACTTGGTTTCTCCGTTTTTCTTAACTTCTATAGAGGAGGTACCTTCGTCTATAGAAGAGCTGTACATGCGCTGGCCTGCAAGAGATAAACCTCCTTTGTAAACAATGTCATTGCCAAGCCCCTTGATGTTAATGTTACTGTTATAGCTTCGGAACCTTGGGTATTCCTTATCTTCATCTCTGGGAGCCTTTTTATGGACATATTCAAATACGCCTTCTACCTCTTTCTCTGTTTTGTCAGGATAAAAAAGTGTTACGCCTTCTGCTGTAAGCTTGGTTTTTTTTACATTAAAGTTGTACTCCTTAAATTCAACATAGCAGTCTTCAGGGTTATATCCTACAGACGACCAATCGAACCTTCCGCCATTGCCAACAAAAATGTTTTCGTTAAATGAAAATGTTCCATCGGTGTTGTTAATGGCCACAGTGTCATCACGCATGATAAAGACAAGGTTTACATCAGAAAACTCGATTACTGGCCCGTCAACAGTAGGTTGTGGGGGTGCAGCATATCCAACATCATATTTGTTAACTTCTTCTTGAGAATCTTCCTCTTGCGCTGGCTCATTGTCCCAGTCATCGCCCCAATCGTTACCCCATTCTTCTTCGTAATCTGTATCCCAATCGCTGAAGTAATCATCCCAGTTATCGTCGCCTGAGGAAGAATCTGTTTGTCCCCAAGGGTCTTCTTCTTCTTCCTCATCTTCTTCTCCATAGTTGGCATACGGGTCGTACTCAGGCTCAGCGTCTTTCCACTTAAAGCTAAAAGTTCCCCCTTCTACTTTTAAGCTATTATAATTACTGCTAAACAGTTTTCTTTCGCCAAGAAAAGTTCTTAATGTAGTTAGGTAAATATTTATTTGCTTATTGTCCAGCTCATCCATTGCCTTTCCGGTGACAATGAGAAAGGTGTCTATGTCGGCAGTGGCCATACCCATGGCTACTGCTCCGTTTACAGCAGAGAAAAAATCATTAAACTGAGGAAAAGTTCTGTGTCTTCTTTTGGCCATTTGTTTGGCAACTTTGACCACTTCTTTTTTATTAGAAGCACTCAATGCAGACCAAGTGGTATCGGCGAATTCTTTGCCGGTTACTGAACATTTTTCGTTATTAGAGGACTTCATTAGGGTTTTCGCCTCTTTTACAAATGCTTCAGGGTCATCCGAAAATTTGATCTGAGCATTTGCTGAAAATGAAAAAAAAGCAAATAACAGGATTAATCCAGTTAAATATTTAAACATAATCAGTAATTTTTTATTGGTTGTGATATACCACAGAACCCCAGTTGTTGTTTGAAGTATAGCTGATTTTTTTTAATCCTAAAGCAATGGCCTTATTTTCTATTTTTTCTAGGTCCTCTTCTAGGAACCCGCTCATTACCAGATGGCCATCTTTAGCCAAAAGCTTATGGTAAGCAGACATATCCTGTAAGAGGATATTGGTATTTATGTTAGCAAGAATGATATCATACGCTCTATCATGTATTTGGTTTATATTAACGTCGCCTTGATATACTCTTACATTTTCTGTGCAATTGTTTATCCTCAGGTTTTCGAAAATATTGTCATAGGCCCATTCGTCAATGTCGAAAGCTGTTGTTTCTTTTGCACCTCGTAGACATGCCATTATGGCAAGAATGCCTGTTCCCGAACCAGCATCCAGCACTTGCTTGCCTTTATGTTCCATGTTCATTTGATGCTGGAGCATCATTGATGTGGTTTCATGGTGGCCTGTGCCAAAGGCCATTCTTGGGTTCAGTAGGATACTATATTTATAGTTCTCTTCTGTTTGATGAAAAGGTGCTTTGATGATACATTGGTCGCTAATAATAACAGGGTCAAAATTTTTCTCCCACTCCTCGTTCCAGTTTTTGTTTTCGAGCTTACCGATAACGAGGTTTTGTTCGCAATTGTATTTCTTAAGCGTTTCTCGCAGAATGTCCTCGGAAAATATACCTTCCTCTATATATGCATCGAGCCCATTTTCCTGCTCAGCAAAGGAGTCAAAGCCGATTTCCTGTAATTCGGCAATGATTATTTCAACTATTTCAGGAGATAGTTTTATTTTGACTTCTAAATATTCCAATGTGTCTACAGATTTTCTGTATTTTAAAAATAGCAAATTTTCAAAATATAACAGAAATATTATTATTATGGAAATTTTCAAGAAGAAATTTTCCGGCTGTGAGTCTTTTTAATTTAGTTTTGGAGGGGATTCTGCTCACAGCCGGAAATTAGTGGGGATGTTTTAGAATGACTTTATGACATCTACAAAGTCTCTTGATTTTAAAGAAGCACCACCTATTAGGCCACCGTCTACGTCAGGGCAAGCAAAAAGCTCTTTAGCGTTGCTTGGTTTACAGCTTCCGCCATAAAGCAGACTTGTTTCTTCGGCTATTGAACCATACTTGCCTTTTAGGTGCTTGCGTATTTCTGCGTGCATTTCCTGAGCTTGTTCTGTACTTGCTGTTACACCTGTACCTATGGCCCAAATAGGTTCATAAGCGATCACAACTTTCTTGAAATCTTCAGGAGAAAGGTGGAAAAGGCTCTCAGTAAGTTGTTTGTTTACAATGGCTACATAATCTTCGTTTTCTCTTTGCTCTAAAGATTCTCCACAGCAAAATATAGGGGTAAGGCCATTTTGTAAAGCTATATTTACTTTGTCAGCAAGCTCTTGGTTGGTTTCTTTAAAATACTCTCTTCTTTCACTATGGCCCAGAATTACATATTTTACACCAGCAGATGCAAGCATTGGAGCTGATATTTCACCGGTATAAGCACCAGACTCTTTGCTATGGCAGTTTTGTGCGCCTAAAGCAACTTTGTCATTAAGAAGCTTTCCAACTGGCGCCAAATGTAAAAAAGGAGTACATATTACTATATGTGCATCATTTTTTACTTCATCATTGACCATGTTTACCAGTTCAGAGGTAAGTTTTAAGCCTTCCTCTAGGCTTTTGTTCATTTTCCAGTTTCCTGCTACTATTTTTTTTCTCATCAGTATGCGCTGTTAATGGTTAAAAAATGACTAAGGATGCAAATTTATACAATATTCCGGTTTTAGGGCAAAACTGTGTTTGCTTTTTATAAAAGAATAGAATTTGGTCCATTTTCATCAGGATGACCTAAAGGTCTATAATAATCCCCTCCAAGGACAGCGGTTTTCCGTTCAATGTCTGATACGCATATAACATTAACTGATTTAAATGGAAGGGAAGTTTATAGTACCGTAAATAAAGACAGAGTTAATGTACATGTACAGTTATCTTTGCCTAGGTTGCATGGCGGTATTTATTTATTAAAAGCAA is from Cytophagaceae bacterium ABcell3 and encodes:
- the prmA gene encoding 50S ribosomal protein L11 methyltransferase, with the translated sequence MLFLKYRKSVDTLEYLEVKIKLSPEIVEIIIAELQEIGFDSFAEQENGLDAYIEEGIFSEDILRETLKKYNCEQNLVIGKLENKNWNEEWEKNFDPVIISDQCIIKAPFHQTEENYKYSILLNPRMAFGTGHHETTSMMLQHQMNMEHKGKQVLDAGSGTGILAIMACLRGAKETTAFDIDEWAYDNIFENLRINNCTENVRVYQGDVNINQIHDRAYDIILANINTNILLQDMSAYHKLLAKDGHLVMSGFLEEDLEKIENKAIALGLKKISYTSNNNWGSVVYHNQ
- the tpiA gene encoding triose-phosphate isomerase, with protein sequence MRKKIVAGNWKMNKSLEEGLKLTSELVNMVNDEVKNDAHIVICTPFLHLAPVGKLLNDKVALGAQNCHSKESGAYTGEISAPMLASAGVKYVILGHSERREYFKETNQELADKVNIALQNGLTPIFCCGESLEQRENEDYVAIVNKQLTESLFHLSPEDFKKVVIAYEPIWAIGTGVTASTEQAQEMHAEIRKHLKGKYGSIAEETSLLYGGSCKPSNAKELFACPDVDGGLIGGASLKSRDFVDVIKSF
- a CDS encoding T9SS type A sorting domain-containing protein, producing the protein MSDTHITLTDLNGREVYSTVNKDRVNVHVQLSLPRLHGGIYLLKAKNESGIMVEKVVVQ